A genome region from Gigantopelta aegis isolate Gae_Host chromosome 3, Gae_host_genome, whole genome shotgun sequence includes the following:
- the LOC121368810 gene encoding LOW QUALITY PROTEIN: potassium voltage-gated channel subfamily A member 10-like (The sequence of the model RefSeq protein was modified relative to this genomic sequence to represent the inferred CDS: substituted 1 base at 1 genomic stop codon), whose amino-acid sequence IIKXSDPLFFLLFNVWHLINLVFCMVTIIVFLLYTHPSFRQELPLEHKIVFDTNRTLVLDESNMATVLRTDPYPLLFWMDVAGLFFFTAKYVVELLICPSVKQFLCQFFNVIELIVLVDISVVLLTDLLDTHHRLHAVKEFMYILRFGFGLRVFRMFHLARHYKIMQILYLTLKGSCCHMFLLIAALAMAVIIFATAIFAAEGFGNVNTFPSIPDGIWWAIITMTTVGYGDYAPKTFPGKVVGSVCAVSGLLIISLPIAIIASSFDCYYQNMEATEHSIRRQATVFGKKGGSENGIAVQTSVKLHASSITVVPCVS is encoded by the coding sequence GTATGGCATTTAATCAACCTAGTATTCTGTATGGTAACCATAATTGTCTTTCTGCTGTACACGCACCCATCGTTCAGACAGGAACTACCGCTAGAACACAAGATCGTGTTCGACACAAACCGAACACTCGTTCTGGATGAATCCAACATGGCCACTGTCCTGAGGACCGACCCTTACCCTTTACTCTTCTGGATGGACGTGGCTGGACTCTTCTTCTTCACCGCCAAGTACGTGGTGGAGCTGCTCATCTGCCCGTCGGTGAAGCAGTTCCTGTGTCAGTTCTTCAACGTCATAGAACTCATCGTCCTCGTCGACATATCGGTGGTCCTGCTCACCGACTTATTGGACACACATCACAGACTGCACGCCGTCAAGGAGTTCATGTACATCCTGCGGTTCGGCTTCGGGCTTCGCGTGTTTCGAATGTTCCACCTGGCCAGACATTACAAGATCATGCAGATCCTGTATTTGACTCTCAAGGGCAGCTGTTGCCACATGTTCCTCCTAATTGCCGCCCTGGCCATGGCGGTCATCATTTTCGCCACGGCAATTTTCGCCGCGGAAGGCTTCGGTAACGTGAACACGTTTCCAAGCATTCCTGATGGAATATGGTGGGCCATCATCACCATGACAACTGTGGGGTATGGGGATTATGCTCCAAAGACTTTCCCGGGAAAGGTTGTTGGGTCTGTGTGTGCTGTGTCGGGTCTTCTGATCATATCTTTGCCTATTGCCATCATCGCGTCCAGCTTTGACTGTTACTACCAGAATATGGAGGCCACGGAACATAGCATTCGCCGACAGGCAACTGTGTTCGGAAAGAAAGGTGGCAGTGAAAATGGCATTGCTGTACAAACATCAGTCAAATTGCACGCCAGTAGCATCACCGTCGTACCTTGCGTTTCTTAA